The Anastrepha ludens isolate Willacy chromosome 2, idAnaLude1.1, whole genome shotgun sequence genome contains a region encoding:
- the LOC128855539 gene encoding phosphoinositide 3-kinase adapter protein 1 isoform X3, translated as MMESIELETFCCDNCGTVSNSSSNGSGPYNMDDILIITAKHSERAILRANFLKNHFDKITKQRGRKPFNFLHIKIEDGPFSEEIAHKYQNTALQIVILCPALLALSHSFLLSQLTAIIRVEKVLGILLDITEEKVKEIQKTALPNYYKWRRCTIRDNDQAQISNILGIATDILGRALCQRPPCHDHSSISRSFSSCSEGFTILPKKVKIGQNKVVAMLAEPLEKDDTIKIMVEKSGELIEIRNFKCRNPFTVQFSIPESCMEISTMVEIRIEKNEKSLGARPIKCESRMRELEQLLRTEDSPIEFMCHSLGIGPAERDVLDLHLLQCFQKNMPPNFHLLNGPYEKQHHFLTIRESSPEEYPTLLHFAARWGLNRLCIQLMECPGGDTACGIRNCTGKTPAELAEQEGHHKLATNIVSFSEFHELTTMYHYFKGISGTGTHNHNNQPMVNGKIDNNNQNLNNPSSNKVVIEVVKSTPASPKVKQPKPQKPIPQEPQETLSAEYMEMSSGSERENTPDAKPKVETLAVSNLNYISVEAEDENLQGSSADVCKNFEKVLTTPEITTNELRISEPPYYQSKEQNKSVDVTDSPYQTDKFSHECSQLLENCSGTTAGNDYVLQPANMPIPPKLVTTQTPADIASANADDGNYLFQPSNRPVEDELLPQNRLSLTRSLSSSSRPGQNPTYGTLKRTASDASSATTRSNADDELAEIMHDFKNNVLSIRDVEVLVEKWKHRNDVQQSFREKQEQIDQMRKEYERIQDNLRSQLKRETPFEKIKKLFSRHKSTTPLSEKTVGTDSALDETKSSITTSSSFKSSQRPISSLSLQSVSSSSSSGRLSTGSNCSGTSLGDSGTHSDHEERRFGCRLGSPGTLMDNYLVPPPPRPVLTPNSTPGEERHQLVFPSPKSSHQRLNTPTSPTGSEHYQMFPSNIPVYTSQNLSTSQPNNYLNTIMEAKEHDGGGGGGAAAAAAATTTNSSNNSHQYQNGVTLQPIKINERSNIIYGKLMKASPTCSSFKPKQVAVPQVGSIEVQAEVYQNIGSNLEHIKEGEMAKDLVKENTTGETATEAPNYMNC; from the exons ATAACTGCGGCACAGTGAGCAACTCATCATCGAACGGTTCGGGTCCCTACAATATGGACGACATACTCATTATCACAGCGAAGCATAGCGAACGCGCCATATTGCGCGCCAACTTCTTGAAGAATCACTTCGATAAGATCACAAAGCAACGTGGCCGCAAGCCATTCAA TTTTTTACATATCAAAATCGAAGATGGCCCCTTCAGCGAGGAGATCGCGCACAAATACCAAAACACAGCCTTACAGATTGTCATACTCTGTCCGGCACTATTGGCGCTCTCACACTCATTTCTACTCTCGCAATTAACCGCTATTATACGTGTGGAGAAAGTGTTGGGTATTTTGTTGGATATTACCGAAGAAAAAGTCaaggaaatacaaaaaacag CACTGCCAAATTACTATAAGTGGCGTCGCTGCACTATACGCGACAACGATCAGGCACAAATAAGCAACATACTTGGAATAGCCACAGATATCTTGGGTCGCGCACTCTGTCAGCGCCCACCGTGTCATGATCACAGCAGCATATCGCGCAGTTTCTCCAGCTGCTCGGAGGGTTTTACTATACTGCCGAAGAAAGTGAAGATTGGACAAAATAAGGTTGTGGCTATGCTAGCCGAACCGCTGGAAAAGGATGATACAATCAAGATAATGGTAGAGAAATCCGGAGAGCTAATTGAgataagaaatttcaaatgtcGTAATCCATTCACAGTGCAGTTCTCCATACCAG AGTCCTGCATGGAAATATCCACCATGGTCGAAATACGCATAGAGAAGAACGAGAAGAGTCTTGGCGCGCGTCCAATCAAATGCGAAAGTCGTATGCGTGAGCTGGAACAGCTATTACGCACTGAAGACTCACCCATTGAATTCATGTGCCACTCATTGGGTATCGGACCAGCAGAGCGTGATGTGCTCGATTTGCATTTGCTACAGTGCTTCCAGAAAAATATGCCGCCCAATTTTCATTTGCTCAATGGCCCCTACGAGAAGCAGCATCACTTCCTAACCATACGCGAATCAAGTCCCGAGGAATATCCCACGCTGTTACACTTCGCGGCACGTTGGGGTCTTAATCGCCTTTGTATACAGCTGATGGAGTGCCCGGGCGGCGACACAGCATGCGGCATACGCAACTGCACTGGCAAAACACCAGCCGAATTGGCCGAACAGGAGGGGCATCACAAGCTGGCGACGAACATTGTCAGCTTCTCCGAGTTTCATGAGCTCACCACAATGTATCACTACTTTAAGGGTATTAGTGGAACTGGCACGCATAACCACAACAATCAGCCAATGGTAAATGGCAAAATAGATAACAACAATCAAAACCTCAACAATCCGAGTAGCAACAAGGTCGTGATTGAGGTGGTAAAATCGACACCAGCCTCACCAAAAGTCAAGCAACCCAAACCACAGAAGCCCATTCCGCAAGAACCACAGGAAACACTGTCTGCGGAGTATATGGAAATGTCAAGCGGTTCGGAGCGTGAAAACACACCTGACGCTAAGCCGAAGGTGGAGACATTAGCCGTGTCGAACTTGAATTATATTAGCGTTGAAGCAGAAGATGAGAATTTGCAGGGCTCGTCCGCAGACGTATGTAAGAATTTCGAGAAAGTATTAACCACACCGGAGATAACTACAAATGAACTGCGTATAAGTGAGCCACCCTATTATCAATCAAAAGAGCAGAACAAATCTGTCGATGTAACCGATTCACCCTATCAAACTGACAAGTTCAGTCACGAATGCTCACAATTACTCGAGAACTGCAGCGGCACCACAGCTGGTAATGACTATGTGCTACAACCCGCCAATATGCCAATTCCACCAAAGCTGGTTACTACACAAACGCCAGCAGACATAGCCAGCGCGAATGCTGATGACGGCAACTATCTCTTCCAACCCTCTAATCGACCGGTTGAGGATGAATTGTTGCCACAAAACCGGCTCAGTCTGACGCGTTCGTTGAGCTCATCTTCGCGCCCCGGACAAAACCCCACGTACGGCACATTGAAACGCACCGCTTCGGATGCATCGAGCGCGACAACGCGTTCGAATGCCGATGACGAGCTGGCCGAGATAATGCACGACTTCAAGAACAATGTGCTCAGCATACGCGATGTGGAGGTGTTGGTTGAAAAGTGGAAGCATCGCAACGATGTGCAACAGAGCTTTCgtgaaaaacaagaacaaatcgATCAGATGCGTAAGGAGTACGAGCGTATACAGGACAATCTCAGATCGCAGCTAAAACGGGAGACACCATTCGAAAAAATCAAGAAACTCTTCTCACGCCATAAGTCCACAACGCCGCTGTCGGAGAAAACCGTCGGCACGGATAGTGCGCTCGATGAAACCAAATCATCTATCACGACAAGTTCAAGCTTCAAATCTTCACAACGTCCCATTAGCTCACTAAGCTTGCAGAGTGTGTCATCATCTTCATCGTCTGGCCGCCTTAGCACCGGTAGCAACTGCAGCGGCACATCACTAGGTGACTCCGGCACACACTCCGACCACGAAGAACGACGCTTCGGTTGTCGGCTCGGTTCGCCTGGAACGTTAATGGACAACTATCTCGTACCACCACCACCGCGACCAGTGCTCACACCTAACTCAACCCCCGGCGAAGAGCGTCATCAACTGGTCTTTCCCTCACCGAAATCATCACACCAAAGGCTAAACACGCCGACAAGTCCCACCGGCAGCGAGCACTACCAGATGTTTCCATCGAACATACCTGTTTACACCAGCCAAAATCTGTCAACATCACAGCCAAATAACTATCTGAATACAATAATGGAGGCAAAAGAACacgatggtggtggtggtggtggtgctgctgctgctgctgctgctactactaccaacagcagcaacaacagtcaTCAATACCAAAATGGTGTGACATTGCAGCCAATCAAAATTAACGAACGCTCAAATATCATCTACGGCAAGCTGATGAAAGCATCGCCCACATGCAGCTCCTTCAAACCGAAACAGGTGGCTGTGCCGCAGGTGGGTAGCATTGAAGTGCAGGCAGAGGTTTATCAGAATATCGGCTCCAATCTGGAACACATCAAAGAGGGCGAAATGGCAAAGGATTTGGTGAAAGAGAATACGACAGGCGAAACAGCGACTGAAGCGCCAAACTATATGAACTGCTGA
- the LOC128855539 gene encoding phosphoinositide 3-kinase adapter protein 1 isoform X4, producing MDDILIITAKHSERAILRANFLKNHFDKITKQRGRKPFNFLHIKIEDGPFSEEIAHKYQNTALQIVILCPALLALSHSFLLSQLTAIIRVEKVLGILLDITEEKVKEIQKTALPNYYKWRRCTIRDNDQAQISNILGIATDILGRALCQRPPCHDHSSISRSFSSCSEGFTILPKKVKIGQNKVVAMLAEPLEKDDTIKIMVEKSGELIEIRNFKCRNPFTVQFSIPESCMEISTMVEIRIEKNEKSLGARPIKCESRMRELEQLLRTEDSPIEFMCHSLGIGPAERDVLDLHLLQCFQKNMPPNFHLLNGPYEKQHHFLTIRESSPEEYPTLLHFAARWGLNRLCIQLMECPGGDTACGIRNCTGKTPAELAEQEGHHKLATNIVSFSEFHELTTMYHYFKGISGTGTHNHNNQPMVNGKIDNNNQNLNNPSSNKVVIEVVKSTPASPKVKQPKPQKPIPQEPQETLSAEYMEMSSGSERENTPDAKPKVETLAVSNLNYISVEAEDENLQGSSADVCKNFEKVLTTPEITTNELRISEPPYYQSKEQNKSVDVTDSPYQTDKFSHECSQLLENCSGTTAGNDYVLQPANMPIPPKLVTTQTPADIASANADDGNYLFQPSNRPVEDELLPQNRLSLTRSLSSSSRPGQNPTYGTLKRTASDASSATTRSNADDELAEIMHDFKNNVLSIRDVEVLVEKWKHRNDVQQSFREKQEQIDQMRKEYERIQDNLRSQLKRETPFEKIKKLFSRHKSTTPLSEKTVGTDSALDETKSSITTSSSFKSSQRPISSLSLQSVSSSSSSGRLSTGSNCSGTSLGDSGTHSDHEERRFGCRLGSPGTLMDNYLVPPPPRPVLTPNSTPGEERHQLVFPSPKSSHQRLNTPTSPTGSEHYQMFPSNIPVYTSQNLSTSQPNNYLNTIMEAKEHDGGGGGGAAAAAAATTTNSSNNSHQYQNGVTLQPIKINERSNIIYGKLMKASPTCSSFKPKQVAVPQVGSIEVQAEVYQNIGSNLEHIKEGEMAKDLVKENTTGETATEAPNYMNC from the exons ATGGACGACATACTCATTATCACAGCGAAGCATAGCGAACGCGCCATATTGCGCGCCAACTTCTTGAAGAATCACTTCGATAAGATCACAAAGCAACGTGGCCGCAAGCCATTCAA TTTTTTACATATCAAAATCGAAGATGGCCCCTTCAGCGAGGAGATCGCGCACAAATACCAAAACACAGCCTTACAGATTGTCATACTCTGTCCGGCACTATTGGCGCTCTCACACTCATTTCTACTCTCGCAATTAACCGCTATTATACGTGTGGAGAAAGTGTTGGGTATTTTGTTGGATATTACCGAAGAAAAAGTCaaggaaatacaaaaaacag CACTGCCAAATTACTATAAGTGGCGTCGCTGCACTATACGCGACAACGATCAGGCACAAATAAGCAACATACTTGGAATAGCCACAGATATCTTGGGTCGCGCACTCTGTCAGCGCCCACCGTGTCATGATCACAGCAGCATATCGCGCAGTTTCTCCAGCTGCTCGGAGGGTTTTACTATACTGCCGAAGAAAGTGAAGATTGGACAAAATAAGGTTGTGGCTATGCTAGCCGAACCGCTGGAAAAGGATGATACAATCAAGATAATGGTAGAGAAATCCGGAGAGCTAATTGAgataagaaatttcaaatgtcGTAATCCATTCACAGTGCAGTTCTCCATACCAG AGTCCTGCATGGAAATATCCACCATGGTCGAAATACGCATAGAGAAGAACGAGAAGAGTCTTGGCGCGCGTCCAATCAAATGCGAAAGTCGTATGCGTGAGCTGGAACAGCTATTACGCACTGAAGACTCACCCATTGAATTCATGTGCCACTCATTGGGTATCGGACCAGCAGAGCGTGATGTGCTCGATTTGCATTTGCTACAGTGCTTCCAGAAAAATATGCCGCCCAATTTTCATTTGCTCAATGGCCCCTACGAGAAGCAGCATCACTTCCTAACCATACGCGAATCAAGTCCCGAGGAATATCCCACGCTGTTACACTTCGCGGCACGTTGGGGTCTTAATCGCCTTTGTATACAGCTGATGGAGTGCCCGGGCGGCGACACAGCATGCGGCATACGCAACTGCACTGGCAAAACACCAGCCGAATTGGCCGAACAGGAGGGGCATCACAAGCTGGCGACGAACATTGTCAGCTTCTCCGAGTTTCATGAGCTCACCACAATGTATCACTACTTTAAGGGTATTAGTGGAACTGGCACGCATAACCACAACAATCAGCCAATGGTAAATGGCAAAATAGATAACAACAATCAAAACCTCAACAATCCGAGTAGCAACAAGGTCGTGATTGAGGTGGTAAAATCGACACCAGCCTCACCAAAAGTCAAGCAACCCAAACCACAGAAGCCCATTCCGCAAGAACCACAGGAAACACTGTCTGCGGAGTATATGGAAATGTCAAGCGGTTCGGAGCGTGAAAACACACCTGACGCTAAGCCGAAGGTGGAGACATTAGCCGTGTCGAACTTGAATTATATTAGCGTTGAAGCAGAAGATGAGAATTTGCAGGGCTCGTCCGCAGACGTATGTAAGAATTTCGAGAAAGTATTAACCACACCGGAGATAACTACAAATGAACTGCGTATAAGTGAGCCACCCTATTATCAATCAAAAGAGCAGAACAAATCTGTCGATGTAACCGATTCACCCTATCAAACTGACAAGTTCAGTCACGAATGCTCACAATTACTCGAGAACTGCAGCGGCACCACAGCTGGTAATGACTATGTGCTACAACCCGCCAATATGCCAATTCCACCAAAGCTGGTTACTACACAAACGCCAGCAGACATAGCCAGCGCGAATGCTGATGACGGCAACTATCTCTTCCAACCCTCTAATCGACCGGTTGAGGATGAATTGTTGCCACAAAACCGGCTCAGTCTGACGCGTTCGTTGAGCTCATCTTCGCGCCCCGGACAAAACCCCACGTACGGCACATTGAAACGCACCGCTTCGGATGCATCGAGCGCGACAACGCGTTCGAATGCCGATGACGAGCTGGCCGAGATAATGCACGACTTCAAGAACAATGTGCTCAGCATACGCGATGTGGAGGTGTTGGTTGAAAAGTGGAAGCATCGCAACGATGTGCAACAGAGCTTTCgtgaaaaacaagaacaaatcgATCAGATGCGTAAGGAGTACGAGCGTATACAGGACAATCTCAGATCGCAGCTAAAACGGGAGACACCATTCGAAAAAATCAAGAAACTCTTCTCACGCCATAAGTCCACAACGCCGCTGTCGGAGAAAACCGTCGGCACGGATAGTGCGCTCGATGAAACCAAATCATCTATCACGACAAGTTCAAGCTTCAAATCTTCACAACGTCCCATTAGCTCACTAAGCTTGCAGAGTGTGTCATCATCTTCATCGTCTGGCCGCCTTAGCACCGGTAGCAACTGCAGCGGCACATCACTAGGTGACTCCGGCACACACTCCGACCACGAAGAACGACGCTTCGGTTGTCGGCTCGGTTCGCCTGGAACGTTAATGGACAACTATCTCGTACCACCACCACCGCGACCAGTGCTCACACCTAACTCAACCCCCGGCGAAGAGCGTCATCAACTGGTCTTTCCCTCACCGAAATCATCACACCAAAGGCTAAACACGCCGACAAGTCCCACCGGCAGCGAGCACTACCAGATGTTTCCATCGAACATACCTGTTTACACCAGCCAAAATCTGTCAACATCACAGCCAAATAACTATCTGAATACAATAATGGAGGCAAAAGAACacgatggtggtggtggtggtggtgctgctgctgctgctgctgctactactaccaacagcagcaacaacagtcaTCAATACCAAAATGGTGTGACATTGCAGCCAATCAAAATTAACGAACGCTCAAATATCATCTACGGCAAGCTGATGAAAGCATCGCCCACATGCAGCTCCTTCAAACCGAAACAGGTGGCTGTGCCGCAGGTGGGTAGCATTGAAGTGCAGGCAGAGGTTTATCAGAATATCGGCTCCAATCTGGAACACATCAAAGAGGGCGAAATGGCAAAGGATTTGGTGAAAGAGAATACGACAGGCGAAACAGCGACTGAAGCGCCAAACTATATGAACTGCTGA